From the genome of Ictalurus punctatus breed USDA103 chromosome 28, Coco_2.0, whole genome shotgun sequence, one region includes:
- the abr gene encoding active breakpoint cluster region-related protein isoform X5, with translation MTEIVVTDCNLNSVCERLEERCCVDEAPARKSHSNTGAKLWGRVRSKLLRQKLDPQTVQSKNWHVDVIEMNGIKVEFSMKFTSRDLSLKRTPSKKQSGVFGVKISVVTKRERSKVPYIVRQCIEEVEKRGIDEVGIYRISGVATDIQALKAAFDSNTKDILMMLSDMDINAIAGTLKLYFRELPEPLLTDRLYPAFMEGIALSDPAAKENCMMHLLRSLPDPNLITFLTLLEHLKRVAEKEPVNKMSLHNLGTVFGPTLLRPSESESNKPHITLASDIWSHDVMAQVQVLLYYLQHPPISFAELKRNTLYFSTDV, from the exons ATGACTGAGATCGTGGTCACAGACTGTAACCTGAACTCGGTGTGCGAGCGCTTGGAGGAACGGTGTTGCGTGGACGAAGCTCCCGCTAGGAAGAGCCACTCCAACACGGGCGCTAAGCTGTGGGGCCGCGTCCGCAGTAAACTCCTCCGCCAAAAG ttGGACCCACAGACTGTGCAGTCGAAGAACTGGCACGTGGACGTGATCGAGATGAACGGG ATCAAAGTCGAGTTCTCGATGAAGTTCACGAGTCGGGACTTGAGTTTAAAGAGGACGCCTTCGAAGAAGCAGAGCGGCGTGTTTGGAGTCAAGATCAGCGTCGTGACGAA ACGCGAGCGCTCCAAGGTGCCTTACATCGTGCGTCAGTGTATCGAAGAGGTGGAGAAGAGAGGGATCGACGAGGTCGGGATCTACCGCATCTCCGGCGTGGCCACGGATATTCAGGCGCTCAAGGCGGCGTTCGATTCCA aCACCAAAGACATCCTGATGATGTTGAGCGACATGGACATCAACGCCATCGCCGGCACGCTGAAGCTCTACTTCCGAGAACTGCCCGAGCCTCTGCTCACTGACCGCCTCTACCCGGCCTTCATGGAGGGCATCG CTCTGTCTGATCCTGCAGCCAAGGAGAACTGCATGATGCACCTGCTGCGCTCTCTGCCCGACCCCAACCTCATCACCTTTCTCACCTTACTGGAGCACCTGAAGag GGTGGCTGAGAAGGAACCGGTGAATAAAATGTCGCTGCACAACCTGGGCACCGTGTTCGGCCCTACGCTGCTGAGACCGTCCGAATCGGAAAGCAACAAACCCCACATCACACTGGCCTCCGATATCTGGTCCCATGACGTCATGGCACAG GTCCAGGTGTTGCTCTACTACCTACAGCATCCTCCCATCTCCTTCGCCGAGCTGAAGAGGAACACGCTGTATTTCTCCACGGACGTTTAA
- the nanos2 gene encoding nanos homolog 1, whose translation MQRDFGDRHTRPRDFFMWHDYLGLRTMVARMMRTGEIGQLESSSQGAWTGLEERSWCPDATPGTSGSSARSPGSQGLGQTVEKTVCGFCKQNGESAEIYTSHRLKARNGRVLCPVLRSYVCPICGATGDAAHTRHYCPARELAHIPSDVIAPAVDSRYLKLVNEVPVKTGSQAMSM comes from the coding sequence ATGCAGCGGGACTTTGGAGACCGTCACACCCGTCCCAGAGACTTCTTCATGTGGCATGACTATTTGGGTCTCAGAACCATGGTGGCCCGGATGATGCGCACGGGTGAGATCGGACAGCTCGAGTCTTCCTCACAAGGCGCGTGGACGGGGCTCGAGGAGCGCTCCTGGTGCCCTGATGCGACCCCGGGAACTTCAGGTAGCAGTGCGCGCTCGCCGGGGAGCCAGGGCCTCGGGCAGACCGTGGAGAAAACCGTGTGCGGCTTCTGCAAGCAGAATGGAGAGAGCGCGGAGATCTACACGAGCCACCGGCTGAAAGCGCGCAACGGCCGCGTGCTGTGTCCCGTCCTGAGGAGCTACGTGTGTCCGATCTGCGGAGCCACCGGGGACGCGGCGCACACCCGCCACTACTGCCCCGCGCGCGAGCTCGCGCACATCCCCTCTGACGTCATCGCCCCTGCAGTGGACTCGCGGTACCTGAAGCTCGTTAACGAGGTTCCTGTTAAGACCGGATCTCAGGCCATGTCAATGTAA